GCGGTATTCATCGATTCGACCGGGCGGTGTTATTCCCTAGCGGGACATTCGCTGCCCTCCGCGCGCGGTTTGGGCGAGCCCTTGTCCGGGCGCTTAACCCCGCCCGAGGGAGCGACGTTTGAAGGCGTGCTATTCGAGCAAGGTGATGCCCGGTACTTGATGGCCTCGGATGCCGGCTACGGGTTTATCGCCAGGCTGGAAGATCTTCATACCAAGAACAAGGCCGGCAAGGCAGTGCTCACGCTCCCGCGCGGCGCACGCATAGTCTCGCCCGCGGCCGTCCATGACATCAGCAGCGACCGCGTTGCCGCGGCCACGAAAGCGGGACGTCTTTTGGTGTTCCCCTTGAAGGAGCTTCCCGAGCTTGCCAAGGGCAAGGGCCTGAAAATGGTCCATATCGCGAGCGCCAAGGTGGTGTCGAGAGAGGATTATGTTACCGCGGTCACAGTCGTTACCGCGGGTGCGTCCTTGGTCGTGCGCGCCGGTCAGCGCCACCTTACCCTCGGTCCGGCGGATCTCCCGGCGTACGCTTGTGAGCGCGGCCGAAACGGTAACCGGCTCCCGAGGGGCTTCCAGAATGTCTCGGCGCTGCTGGTGCAGCAAACCGAGCGATGAGTAAAAAAAGGGGCCGGGGCAAGCCCCGGCCAATGCAGGACGGATATGAGCGGGGAGGGGGAGGAGCCGTCCTGCGGGAATAACTATCGGCTTAGCGTCGGCATTACTTTATGCTAGCCGCGACGGGCGCGGGGCCCTTGCACCTTGAGCCCGTGACCCGCAACTACTTTCACGCAAAAGGAGGATCATCCGTGCTACGTACCGTGTTGTTCCTGATAACCAACCTCGCGGTGATGCTGTTGCTCGGCATCATCGTGAAGCCTTTGCCACCGGCGCCAATCGCAATCACGTGCTGGTTGCGGTCAGCACCGGCTTGCTGCAGCGGATGCGGCGCGAGGAGGTGGAGGCCGTGCTGGGGCACGAAATGTCGCACGTGGCCAATGGTGACATTGGTTACCGGTCTTGAACCAAGGCGTGGTCAACACCTTCGTGTTGTTCCTCTCGCGGGTCATTGGCCAGTTGGTGGATCGGGCCGTATTTCGCAATGAACGCGGGCATGGGCCGGGCTTCTGGATCACGACGATAATCGCCCAGATGGTGCTCGGCGTACTGGCGATGATCATCGTGATGTGGTTCAGCCGCTGGCGCGAGTTTCGCGCCGACTCGGGCGGGGCCAAGCTGGCCGGGCGGGAGAAGATGATTCGGGCCCTGGAACGCCTAGGCGCTTCGGTTCAGCAAGATCCCATGCCCGAACAGATCCAGGCCTTCGGGATCGCAGGCAAACCCCTCGGGCCTTGAACGGCTGTTTATAAGCCATCCGCCGATGGAAGAGCGCATCGCGGCGTTGTGTGCGCTTTATACTTGAAGCAAGCTCGATCGGAATTTTGTAAAACATCAACGCGCATAGCGCGTCACCTTGAATTAGCGCATGCCCGCACTATTCCGAGGAGCCCGCCTAGTGAGGCTCGCAGGGTACAAGAAGCCAAGGGGCGAGGTCGTTAAACATAAGCAAGCGATCGGGTCGGGCTGATGGGATTGCGCCCGTCAGCTCGACGCGATCGCTTGCTGAATCGCCGGAGCCGCAAGCACCGGATGAATGGGTGGCGCTTCTACCGGCTACTGGAGTTCTATCACGTGTCGGTGCCCCCGCATCACCGAGCTAAATCGACGACCGAATCCCGTGTTGGCATAATGAGGTCTTCGCTGACTGCGGAAGCGAGTATCACCGAGGAGCCCGGTCCGGTAGTCCCGCACACCGGGATCTGTACCGGGGCGGTCGGGTAACCGGCCGCTCTACGGCGGCGGCGCCCCAGGGCGGTGGCCGCGACAACCGAAAACGCAGTACCCGTGAGCGACGGGATCTCATGAAACCTCGACGCATCAATGCCGACAAGCCGCATCTCTGGAAGGCCGACATCGCGGCCTCTGTTGATCAGTTCAATCAGTGGTTTATGCGATTTGCGCCCGAGGCGTTCCGCTCCACGCGCGTAAAAACCACCGAGCACGTCAAGGTCGCCCTCCTCGCCACATGCGATCTGCGGAATCTCGATGCCGCGACGCTCCGAGCGAATCCCAGCGCGCTCCCAACGCTCCGCATGTGTACCCGCCCCGCCACTGGCGGTGGACCGGCTGGTCGGGCTTGCAGGCGCGAACAAGTCGCTCATCGGCAGCATGGAGGAAGGGAAGTTGGCCTCACGGATGAAGGCCGAACTGCTCGAAGAGAACTTGACCAAAGTCTGCCGCGTGCTGACCAAGCTTCTGGACCGCGACATCTTTTCGTGGCTGGACACGGCGAAAGACCCGACCGACCGCGAGCGCGACCGGGCGTCAACGATTGTCGCCGACCGGCTGTGCAGCGCCGTCGCAAACCCGATCGTCCGCAACGCTCAGGAGCAACGGCAACTCGCCATGATCGGCGACTATCTCGACAAACGCGGGTATCGGAAGCAGCCCCACCCCGCCGGGAAGCCGCTGACCGAGATGCAGCCGGCCACGTACAGCTTCCGCATGAATCTGGCCGTCGGAAAGACAGTCAAAGTCAACATCCCGGCCGATGTGGTGATCCAGCCCGAGAAGCTGCGGAAGGATCGGCTGCCCATCCTCATCGAGGCCAAGTCGGCGGGCGATTTCACCAATACCAACAAGCGGCGCAAGGAAGAGGCGACCAAGGTCCATCAACTCCAGGCGACGTACGGTGAGAGCGTACGGTACGTGCTGTTCCTCTGCGGCTACTTCGGTAGCGACTACTTGGGGTACAAGGCCGCGGAGGGCATTGACTGGGTCTGGGAGCATCGCATCGACGATCTTGCTAAACTGGGTTTGTGACCGGCATGAACGCGCACCAAGACAACCCGACCGAGACGCGCCGCCAAGCAATTCAAGCGGCCGTCGATGCAACCAGGTCGGCGGCCGAGCGGAACCGCCTTGGCCAGTTCGCCACGCCCAACGCGCTCGCCATCGACATCGCCCGGTACGTGGACTCGCTGATCGACGACCGTAGGCACGGTGTCCGCTTCGCCGATCCCTCGATCGGTTCCGGCAGCTTTTTCTCCGCGGCGCTCGCGGTGTTCGGCCCCAAGCGCATCAGAAGCGCCGTCGGTGTCGAACTCGATCCGGCCTTCTGCGAGGCCGCGCGGGACCTGTGGTCCGACACCGCGCTTGAGGTCGTACAGGGCGACTTTACTCAAGTCGTCTCCTATGCGTCTCGCCCGCCCGCGCCCAACCTCATCCTGGCCAACCCACCCTACGTCCGCCACCATCACATAAACGGCGAGGACAAGGAACGCCTGCAACGGCTCGCGTACGAGATGACCGGAGTCGAAGTCAATGGCCTTGCCGGTCTGTACGTCTACTTCCTCCTGCTCGCCACGGCGTGGATGGAGGACGGCGGCTACGCCGCGTGGCTCATCCCGTCGGAGTTCATGGACGTCAACTATGGCGCCGCCCTCAAGCGCTACCTCACGGATCGCGTGACGCTCATCCGCGCCCATCGGTTCGATCCCGATAATGTTCAGTTCGGCGATGCCCTGGTGTCGTCGGTCGTTCTCGTGTTTAGAAAGGCTCCGCCGCCGCGAGGCCACGAGGCCGAGCTCACGTTCGGCGGCACCATGAGCGAACCGCACACCAGCGACCGAATCCTCCTCGAACTCCTGCGCGAGTCCCGCAAGTGGACCGTGTATCCGAGCCACGCCAGGAACGACCGGCACACCGTCAGCGACGGCAACGGCCCGACACTCTCTGACTTCCTCCGCATCCAGCGCGGCATCGCCACGGGGAGCAACAAGTTCTTCGTGCTCGAGCGCGCCGATGCCAAGCGTCGCAAGCTTCCGGAGAAGTATCTCCGCCCGATCCTGCCCAGCCCGCGGCACCTCAAGACCACCGTCGTCGAAGGCGACGACGACGGCTACCCGCGCATCGACCGCCAACTGTGCGTCATCGACTGCGACCTCCCGGAGCATGTCGTCGAACAGCGGTACCCGGCCCTCTGGGAGTACCTGCAAACCGCCGCAGCGCTGGGCATCATGGACGGCTACCTCGTCGGCAAGCGCAGCCCGTGGTACAAGCAGGAGCAACGTCCCCGCTCCCCCTTCCTCTGCACATACATGGGCCGCGGCGCGGACGACAAGCAGCCGTTCCGCTTCATCCTCAACCGATCGAACGCCATCGGGACGAATCTCTATCTCATGCTCTACCCGCTGAACGGCCTCGCGGCCATGCTTCGCAAGCACCCCGGCCGCGCCGCCGACGTGCATGAACTTCTCGGCCGAGTCAGCGGCCACGAGCTGCGCGGCGAGGGTCGTGTGTACGGCGGAGGGCTGAACAAGATCGAGCCGAGCGAACTCGGGCGCATCTCCGCGGCGCCGTTCGTCGAGCGCTGGCCCGAACTCCGGTCCTCGGTCCAGCGACAGGGAGAACTCTTTGGTGAGCAGTCGGGCGGAGCGGGCGCCTAACGGCGATGCGTTAGACGGCACAGGTAACCATCGAGAAGGGGATTGCCCGAATGACCGAGAAGGTCGATACAGTGACGAACGAACACACGCTGGAGGTTCGGTACAAGCCGAACCCGAAGATTCTCGACCATCGCGGCCGCTGGGCGGAGGAGATCTCCGAGCATTTGGGTCTCCGGCACTGGCGAATCATTGAGAACCGGATCGATATCTTTTCGGACAATGAAGTGGAACACGCGTTCGTCGGCTTTCGGAACGCGGGGTTCATGGTGATTGATACTCCGACCAAGAACTTCTTCCCCAACAGAGCCACAAAACTCTTTCGCTTTCTCTTCAACTTGCCTGACTTCGGCAAACACCTCCACATCGAGCGGCTCGGCGTGCGCTCGAAGTTCTGCACCCCATTCAACGAATCCTTTGAGCGGCTTGTTGAGCTCTTCATCTCAAGGTACGTCGGCCTAACGCCTCAAGCGCGAGAGGCGGTCGGCGCTTCAGCGAAACTCATTGACGCAGGAGCGCCACTGAATTTTGTCGACAAGCTTGGCAATTTCAATACGCAAAGCGGGCCTATGGCTCGACAGCAACTCTCCGATTTCTTCAAAAAGAACGCCGGGTTCCCCGAGGCCGGTCTGTTTTATGACATCGACTACTTCATTCGACCAAACCGCGAGATCGCGGAGAGGGATGTTCTAACGAACATACAGAGCTTCGCTGACGAGGCTTGGGAGCGACACGAGCGCATCCGGCGCCTGA
This Pseudomonadota bacterium DNA region includes the following protein-coding sequences:
- a CDS encoding N-6 DNA methylase encodes the protein MNAHQDNPTETRRQAIQAAVDATRSAAERNRLGQFATPNALAIDIARYVDSLIDDRRHGVRFADPSIGSGSFFSAALAVFGPKRIRSAVGVELDPAFCEAARDLWSDTALEVVQGDFTQVVSYASRPPAPNLILANPPYVRHHHINGEDKERLQRLAYEMTGVEVNGLAGLYVYFLLLATAWMEDGGYAAWLIPSEFMDVNYGAALKRYLTDRVTLIRAHRFDPDNVQFGDALVSSVVLVFRKAPPPRGHEAELTFGGTMSEPHTSDRILLELLRESRKWTVYPSHARNDRHTVSDGNGPTLSDFLRIQRGIATGSNKFFVLERADAKRRKLPEKYLRPILPSPRHLKTTVVEGDDDGYPRIDRQLCVIDCDLPEHVVEQRYPALWEYLQTAAALGIMDGYLVGKRSPWYKQEQRPRSPFLCTYMGRGADDKQPFRFILNRSNAIGTNLYLMLYPLNGLAAMLRKHPGRAADVHELLGRVSGHELRGEGRVYGGGLNKIEPSELGRISAAPFVERWPELRSSVQRQGELFGEQSGGAGA